The proteins below are encoded in one region of Sphaerodactylus townsendi isolate TG3544 linkage group LG06, MPM_Stown_v2.3, whole genome shotgun sequence:
- the RESF1 gene encoding retroelement silencing factor 1 → MHRHSTEDQPSDQVKKSVENLNSMCNSLQMPETVPPDKTTPQISGIKSKTITRESLELDMRTIFAIRDKLEILQNCFKLKHKIYKAQTSKTSNPSVHNPAVSPPSSNTSQQPIPFPQATQQTFSLPSHDTTQKPASLLPHDNTQNQPPSLPACSSHQSQDNSSVLLTAKSYLHPILHDLLQGTCDKEMLLKSHFPRSDGNRNKQSVLEKCSSGAVLDSTGAKSETSMNDMERAPRLSLETSRTASIQRSLTSTDAKQTSALDKAQLTDMSTMSGGNLFNHFVLKKVKTGNTVSKILTDPHSIISVQNPTASSESSPLSEKLAKEGGEKFWNVRSEVTQQSKDCLCTPDKNITDWNKGNNISSSSSLAVPEAGLLQRSFVTGNSCTVGRACSLEELETSLALWKKGPSASLNDHFGESAERNIPDELSNCGKSSIAVVKNETTLSSFPSSLGQKLDAINSNSLKSSEPQVAIVSPLILTKDGIQNEVQEKNLSSVLETMYPVIAVGSIHSLNEFVDKMSDIDKPVKRTACSPSDSWVTVKEVCPDIHQKITKSTGENGMQTAETEADCSCDPNQRITGPLQSGKNTPGDGFPPETDDSSSPVSQKCSLKTSPDLVKPEDTVLNKNIFQISSVCTLVQGDAFYNSQIASIFNSPLKSKAENNTSSEDQRPDSFHKERPLSLVERDCEINERASVGDASLRSLTTLSKAIAEKLLNLPGAKISQRGKVSDEVNESNSKGRKITELCNPNSEKDPPQNRFCSDIHSTDSASGNREVPGNSIVDEGSAHSVQEHVPSDETQTHSVNNIDIAPTSPNDQLSELLKEFPYGIYDSKVLNKTENEDSATKLIEIKEGQENQTFGQNSDANHSLDQITVNILNPQQMKELFPDSSGQSFNRLENRENDKVSIMSEGAIEKHIVDSTNSSAETVQEPASQSYCCLKGWISVEYNVDPCDCRLQETSSKQQLGHYLPSEIIIKEEPETHETSNMSCQLNNLPQTIDPVNNNLSSKDASNRIWSKSIHRENNLQQKENKPLKEDEGLIPSLSLEKSESLKPENKQQKIEKSPKKVQTEMYNQKCTTLVSKRKELLHSERDCSKGQYVRPACKRELSGKERTPRETVGSRSKLDTLRQSMENKHSKKKEQYKIKQESSETHIIKGPIHLFKRRLKKHTSIEGKQKTSKRPFSMVTPSSSLSSVDLVSKTYNNAQRSQEHLNRQKCKIDQGLENNTAVRTDHNESSSSEAVQQNKGSLVWTNLKKFVYPEERGKVWQNRRSLSGNIKTSKLQIFRRQHLNTYKSYSSGKEAVRGSHKRDKGFPKTHSDKKSPYDKKSNTLTLQREQNKNYLNKVGFRQTERSICLTKLVQSPSKSVWHVKSSSASEQSEDKKNYTRCSQQSEVIKPQMLEFKMCPEIVFKKLVSEEVPDAKKLSEKETTPVAAVKSTREDWLNYIPLKKRKIWEKETQVDGIPLGTAVELLDKDEASKKSNATFETYRKMHLEKRRSRSLDSSPLN, encoded by the exons ATGCATAGACATAGCACTGAAGATCAGCCTTCTGACCAGGTGAAAAAGTCAGTTGAAAACTTAAACAGTATGTGTAACAGTCTTCAAATGCCTGAAACAGTTCCTCCTGATAAAACAACACCACAGATAAGTGGCATTAAGTCTAAAACTATAACAAGAGAAAGTCTGGAACTGGATATGCGAACAATATTTGCAATAAGAGATAAATTAGAAATTCTACAAAACTGTTTTAAGTTAAAACATAAGATATATAAAGCACAGACGTCAAAGACTTCCAATCCCTCTGTTCACAATCCTGCTGTTTCACCTCCTTCATCAAATACCAGTCAGCAACCTATTCCATTCCCACAGGCCACTCAGCAGACATTTTCACTTCCTTCTCATGACACAACTCAAAAACCTGCCTCCTTGCTTCCGCATGACAACACTCAAAATCAACCACCTTCACTTCCTGCCTGTAGCTCCCATCAGAGCCAAGACAATTCTTCAGTGCTACTGACGGCAAAAAGTTACTTACATCCAATTCTTCACGATTTACTTCAAGGTACTTGCGATAAAGAAATGCTTCTTAAGTCTcattttccaagatctgatggaaaTCGAAATAAACAATCGGTCCTTGAGAAGTGTTCCTCTGGTGCTGTCTTAGATTCCACTGGTGCTAAGTCTGAAACTAGTATGAATGATATGGAGAGAGCTCCTAGGCTGAGCCTTGAGACATCACGCACTGCTTCTATCCAAAGGTCTTTGACATCCACAGATGCCAAACAAACTTCTGCATTGGACAAGGCCCAGTTAACAGACATGTCCACAATGTCTGGGGGAAACTTGTTTAACCACTTTGTCTTGAAGAAGGTTAAAACAGGAAACACTGTCTCTAAAATACTGACTGACCCTCACAGTATAATTTCAGTTCAAAATCCAACTGCATCAAGTGAATCTTCACCGTTAAGTGAAAAATTAGCAAAAGAAGGGGGTGAAAAATTCTGGAATGTTAGATCTGAAGTTACTCAGCAGAGTAAAGATTGTCTTTGTACACCTGATAAGAACATTACAGATTGGAACAAAGGAAATAATATCTCTAGCTCATCCTCTCTTGCTGTTCCAGAAGCAGGACTACTTCAGAGGTCCTTTGTTACTGGGAATTCTTGTACTGTGGGAAGAGCTTGTTCTTTGGAGGAGCTAGAAACAAGTCTTGCTTTGTGGAAGAAGGGCCCTTCTGCATCTCTAAATGATCATTTTGGTGAAAGTGCCGAGAGAAACATCCCAGATGAATTAAGTAACTGTGGGAAATCTAGTATTGCAGTTGTAAAGAATGAAACAACTCTGTCGTCTTTTCCTTCATCTCTTGGCCAAAAGCTTGATGCCATAAATTCTAATTCATTGAAGAGTTCTGAGCCTCAGGTAGCTATTGTTTCCCCCTTAATCTTGACTAaagatggaattcaaaatgaAGTGCAGGAAAAGAATTTATCTTCTGTGTTGGAAACTATGTATCCAGTTATTGCAGTAGGCAGTATACACAGTTTAAATGAATTTGTTGACAAAATGTCAGATATTGATAAGCCAGTAAAAAGAACTGCTTGTTCTCCATCAGATTCCTGGGTTACTGTAAAGGAAGTATGTCCAGATATTCACCAGAAGATTACCAAATCTACCGGAGAAAATGGAATGCAGACAGCTGAAACTGAAGCAGACTGTTCTTGTGATCCAAACCAGAGAATAACTGGTCCTTTACAATCGGGAAAAAATACACCTGGCGATGGTTTCCCCCCAGAAACTGATGATAGCTCAAGTCCAGTTTCTCAAAAATGTTCTCTTAAAACCAGTCCAGATTTGGTCAAACCAGAAGATACTGtgctaaataaaaatatttttcagatatCCAGTGTGTGTACTTTAGTTCAAGGAGATGCATTTTATAATTCACAAATAGCTAGTATCTTTAATAGTCCTTTGAAATCCAAAGCAGAAAATAACACCTCTTCAGAAGACCAGAGGCCTGATTCATTTCATAAAGAACGACCCTTGAGCCTAGTGGAAAGAGACTGTGAAATAAATGAGAGAGCATCTGTGGGAGATGCCTCGTTACGATCACTAACTACCCTGTCAAAAGCCATTGCAGAAAAACTGTTAAACTTACCAGGGGCAAAGATATCCCAACGTGGTAAGGTTTCAGATGAGGTGAATGAAAGCAATTCCAAGGGGAGGAAAATCACTGAATTGTGTAATCCTAATTCTGAAAAGGATCCTCCGCAAAATAGATTTTGCAGTGATATTCACAGTACAGATTCTGCCAGTGGTAATCGAGAGGTACCTGGAAACAGTATTGTTGATGAGGGTAGCGCACATAGTGTCCAAGAGCATGTACCAAGCGATGAGACTCAAACCCATTCTGTGAACAATATTGACATCGCTCCGACATCGCCAAATGATCAGTTGTCTGAACTCTTAAAAGAATTTCCATATGGAATTTATGATTCCAAGGTATTAAATAAAACGGAAAATGAAGATTCTGCAACTAAATTAATTGAGATAAAGGAGGGACAAGAGAATCAAACTTTTGGACAGAACTCTGATGCAAATCATTCTCTGGACCAAATAACAGTCAACATATTAAACCCGCAACAAATGAAAGAATTGTTTCCAGACAGCAGTGGTCAGTCGTTTAACAGACTGGAAAATAGAGAGAATGATAAGGTCTCGATAATGTCGGAAGGTGCAATTGAAAAACATATTGTTGACAGCACAAATAGCTCAGCAGAAACAGTCCAGGAACCAGCAAGTCAGTcatattgttgtttaaagggTTGGATAAGTGTAGAATATAATGTGGATCCTTGTGATTGTAGGTTGCAAGAGACTTCTTCAAAGCAGCAGCTGGGTCACTATTTGCCATCTGAAATTATAATTAAAGAGGAACCAGAAACTCATGAGACTTCTAATATGTCTTGTCAATTAAACAATCTACCGCAGACTATAGATCCTGTTAACAACAACCTTTCTTCAAAAGATGCAAGTAACAGAATATGGAGTAAAAGCATACACAGAGAAAATAACCTTCAACAAAAGGAGAATAAGCCATTAAAAGAAGATGAAGGACTTATTCCATCTCTTTCATTAGAAAAATCAGAATCTCTGAAACCTGAAAATAAACAGCAGAAGATAGAAAAATCGCCCAAAAAAGTTCAGACTGAAATGTACAACCAAAAATGTACAACATTGGTTTCAAAACGTAAAGAACTGTTGCATTCAGAAAGAGATTGTTCAAAAGGCCAGTATGTAAGACCTGCTTGTAAAAGGGAATTGTCTGGCAAAGAGAGGACTCCAAGAGAGACAGTCGGGAGCAGATCAAAGTTAGATACCCTCAGGCAAAGTATGGAGaacaaacacagtaaaaaaaaagaacagtataAAATTAAACAAGAATCAAGTGAAACCCACATAATCAAGGGACCAATTCACCTCTTTAAAAGGAGGCTGAAGAAACACACCTCAattgaaggaaaacaaaaaacttCAAAAAGGCCATTTAGTATGGTGACACCATCTTCGAGCTTAAGTAGTGTTGATTTGGTTTCCAAAACGTATAATAATGCTCAGCGTTCACAAGAACATTTAAACAGGCAGAAATGCAAAATTGACCAAGGTTTGGAGAATAACACAGCTGTGAGAACAGATCATAATGAATCCAGTAGTTCAGAGGCTGTTCAACAGAACAAAGGAAGCTTGGTGTGGACAAATCTGAAGAAATTTGTATATCCAGAAGAGAGAGGAAAGGTGTGGCAAAACAGAAGATCGCTTTCAGGCAATATCAAAACTTCTAAACTGCAAATATTTAGAAGGCAGCATCTCAATACATACAAATCTTATTCTTCAGGCAAAGAGGCGGTACGGGGTTCTCATAAGAGAGACAAGGGCTTTCCGAAAACCCATTCTGACAAAAAATCACCTTATGATAAAAAAAGTAATACACTTACACTTCAGCGGgagcaaaataaaaattatttgaataaaGTTGGATTCAGGCAGACTGAACGAAGCATTTGTTTGACAAAATTAGTACAGTCACCTTCCAAATCCGTCTGGCATGTGAAATCAAGCAGTGCGTCAGAACAGTCTGAAGATAAGAAAAACTATACTCGGTGTTCCCAGCAATCTGAAGTGATCAAACCCCAAATGCTTGAATTCAAGATGTGTCCAGAAATAGTATTTAAAAAATTGGTCTCTGAAGAAGTTCCAGATGCAAAGAAGCTTTCGGAAAAAGAGACAACTCCTGTTGCAG CTGTCAAAAGTACAAGAGAAGACTGGTTAAATtacattcccctgaagaaaagaaaaatctgggaAAAGGAAACCCAAG TTGATGGTATTCCACTTGGTACTGCGGTTGAATTATTGGACAAGGATGAAGCATCTAAGAAATCCAATGCCACATTTGAGACCTATAGGAAAATGCAcctggaaaaaagaagaagccgaAGTCTAGATAGCAGCCCTCTAAACTAG